One genomic segment of Thermoanaerobaculia bacterium includes these proteins:
- a CDS encoding 2-oxoacid:acceptor oxidoreductase family protein, producing MSPKNEGKPMPTTHETDVPTAARPRTIVRERIVEIVSDSGEGAQKAGQTFGTVCAKLGTGVWTVEIIPAEIKPPARSRAGASGIRVRFGSHEITNCGESADLVVAFNEQVLYGRIANAAFRPGTVVLLESKWAEDAQEEIRKQYATAVAEFRAQGLEVIELPMEAACLEVMPDARVGKNMFVVGMLTEIFGLGMDKALEEVEAVLGRKGADVVKMNQGLVRHGAAFAAARVPVAWQVPPRASQEPVLVLNGNQALGLGVLASGMEMVAMYPITPATSVSHYLARAFTTVG from the coding sequence ATGAGCCCGAAGAACGAGGGAAAGCCGATGCCCACGACCCACGAAACCGATGTCCCGACCGCCGCCCGGCCGCGCACCATCGTGCGCGAGCGCATCGTCGAAATCGTCTCCGACTCCGGCGAAGGCGCCCAGAAGGCCGGCCAGACCTTCGGCACCGTCTGCGCCAAGCTGGGCACCGGCGTCTGGACGGTCGAGATCATTCCGGCCGAGATCAAACCGCCCGCCCGATCCCGCGCCGGCGCCTCGGGCATCCGGGTGCGCTTCGGCAGCCACGAGATCACCAACTGCGGCGAGAGCGCGGACCTGGTGGTCGCCTTCAATGAGCAGGTGCTCTACGGCCGGATCGCCAACGCCGCCTTCCGGCCGGGCACGGTCGTGCTGCTCGAGAGCAAGTGGGCCGAGGACGCGCAGGAAGAGATCCGCAAGCAGTACGCCACCGCGGTGGCCGAGTTCCGCGCCCAGGGCCTCGAGGTGATCGAGCTTCCCATGGAAGCGGCCTGCCTCGAAGTGATGCCCGACGCGCGCGTCGGCAAGAACATGTTCGTCGTCGGGATGCTCACCGAGATCTTCGGCCTCGGGATGGACAAGGCGCTCGAGGAGGTCGAGGCCGTTCTGGGCAGGAAGGGCGCCGATGTGGTGAAGATGAACCAGGGGCTGGTGCGGCACGGCGCGGCGTTCGCCGCCGCCCGGGTGCCGGTCGCCTGGCAGGTGCCGCCGCGGGCCTCGCAGGAGCCCGTGCTGGTCTTGAACGGCAACCAGGCGCTGGGGCTCGGCGTTCTCGCCTCCGGCATGGAGATGGTCGCGATGTACCCGATCACGCCGGCGACCTCGGTCTCGCACTACCTGGCGCGGGCCTTCACGACGGTCGGCG
- a CDS encoding hemerythrin domain-containing protein: MARPSARAATAPAAKSAAPQRRAARTRIDDEHRQLGELLVSLVHTHDLHRVDKLLGDLRTLLVHHFEGEEGAQGLHSVVGEGASHRLPNLQHLFDEHREFLARLEELQTATAAALAGPVAEIAEGIHRLAESLRRHEAEEERLFGEAFYTDLGGRSS, translated from the coding sequence ATGGCACGTCCTTCCGCACGCGCAGCAACCGCCCCAGCGGCGAAGTCCGCAGCCCCGCAGCGTCGTGCGGCCCGCACGCGCATCGACGACGAGCACCGCCAACTGGGCGAGCTCCTGGTGTCGCTGGTCCACACCCACGACCTGCACCGGGTCGACAAGCTCTTGGGCGACCTCCGAACGCTCCTGGTGCACCACTTCGAGGGTGAAGAGGGAGCGCAGGGGTTGCACTCGGTCGTGGGCGAGGGAGCCTCCCACCGTCTGCCGAACCTGCAGCATCTCTTCGACGAGCATCGCGAGTTCCTCGCCCGTCTCGAGGAGCTGCAGACCGCAACCGCCGCGGCGCTCGCCGGTCCGGTGGCTGAGATCGCCGAGGGGATCCATCGCCTCGCCGAGTCCCTGCGGCGCCACGAGGCCGAAGAGGAACGACTCTTCGGCGAAGCCTTCTACACCGATCTGGGCGGCCGCAGCTCCTAG
- a CDS encoding insulinase family protein, which translates to MILTPRAFARTSLASLALVAVVHLGAAPAVAAPPPAGPLDGFLASVKKTTLPNGLTLLVREQPGTGVVAINTWVKAGYFNEPDEVAGMAHLFEHMFFKGSKKFPGAEQISQELAAVGGDTNAGTIYDSTNYFFVVPTEGFGRALEIMADAIANPLFDEGELERESEVVIEESNRKLDNPPALSLERMIATSFTEHRIKRWRIGSNEVLRNIERANLLQFFRTLYLPQNMILSIAGDVRATDVEKAVAATFGTLATAGFDKQRGPKEPEQKEFRYGRSTGDLKQGYSVFGWHTQGVGGDAELALDLASQILGSGRSSRFFRHVVGPDAAATANVFHYQFDDVGLLIAQASFDEARRAEVDRRLLGEIERLKIHGPTAYELALAKNSLRAQVVFALEDAVGQAQALAEAEARDGYLSLGARLAKLDRVTADEVRAAAKRFLSNDRLTLYHYAPNGTPELDRAAAFAQVQAAVATPPAAEPGNALPAAFSAVASAKVERPATEVRLSNGARLVVRERPGAPSVAVGLYLDGGRSVESSANAGITQLTASSLRRGAGARSGEEIDRSFEFLGTALTSDVAPDFLGVEMEVIAANLRPALELFADVVLHPTFPAEGVAEERALQIAAIRRAFDSSTQRPQALALAGLWPTHPYGLPATGTEDSVGALTAADLAAWWKAHLAAEDATLVIVGDVAASAAQELAEKALASLPRRGSARSALRLPAPPPTRTETVEYRDRKQSAIVMAFAGPPASDPEAARLELLQNVTSGLAGTLFAELRGRRSLAYTVFAGYRPYREGGLALAYLATEASKESEAKEALLVELRKLSTDGFGAEQLATAKSSFAGSTKIDLQTNGQLRDELARGTLYGTGLDSTAKRLALAQATTLEELRATAAKWFGAERFVTAIVRGKPAEPAATATPVPASPKAP; encoded by the coding sequence GTGATCCTGACCCCCCGTGCCTTCGCCCGAACGTCTCTCGCCAGCCTTGCTCTCGTCGCCGTGGTCCATCTCGGGGCGGCTCCCGCCGTGGCTGCTCCGCCACCTGCCGGTCCGCTCGACGGCTTCCTGGCTTCGGTCAAGAAGACGACGCTGCCCAATGGACTGACGCTCCTGGTGCGCGAGCAGCCTGGGACCGGGGTGGTGGCGATCAACACCTGGGTGAAGGCGGGCTACTTCAACGAACCCGACGAAGTCGCCGGCATGGCGCACCTCTTCGAGCACATGTTCTTCAAAGGCTCGAAGAAGTTCCCCGGTGCCGAGCAGATTTCGCAGGAGCTCGCCGCGGTGGGCGGCGACACCAACGCCGGCACGATCTACGACTCGACCAACTACTTCTTCGTCGTGCCGACCGAGGGCTTCGGCCGGGCACTCGAGATCATGGCCGACGCGATCGCCAATCCGCTCTTCGACGAAGGCGAGCTCGAGCGCGAGTCAGAGGTCGTCATCGAGGAGTCGAACCGCAAGCTCGACAATCCGCCGGCGCTCTCACTCGAGCGCATGATTGCGACCTCGTTCACCGAACATCGCATCAAGCGCTGGCGGATCGGCTCGAACGAGGTCTTGCGCAACATCGAGCGCGCGAATCTGCTGCAGTTCTTCCGCACCCTCTATCTGCCGCAGAACATGATCCTCTCGATCGCCGGCGACGTGCGGGCGACCGATGTCGAGAAGGCCGTCGCGGCAACCTTCGGCACCCTGGCCACCGCGGGCTTCGACAAGCAGCGCGGGCCGAAGGAGCCGGAGCAGAAGGAGTTCCGCTACGGCCGCTCGACCGGAGACCTGAAGCAGGGCTACTCCGTCTTCGGTTGGCATACGCAAGGAGTCGGCGGCGATGCCGAGCTGGCGCTCGACCTGGCGTCGCAGATCCTCGGTTCCGGCCGTTCGTCGCGTTTCTTCCGGCACGTCGTCGGCCCGGACGCCGCCGCGACAGCGAACGTCTTTCACTATCAGTTCGACGATGTCGGCCTGCTGATCGCGCAGGCGTCGTTCGACGAAGCCCGGCGCGCCGAGGTCGATCGCCGGCTGCTCGGCGAGATCGAGCGCCTCAAGATCCACGGACCGACCGCCTACGAACTGGCGCTGGCCAAGAACTCGCTGCGCGCCCAGGTCGTCTTCGCGCTCGAAGATGCCGTCGGACAGGCGCAGGCGCTGGCCGAGGCCGAAGCCCGCGATGGCTACCTCTCGCTCGGTGCCCGCCTGGCGAAGCTCGACCGGGTCACCGCCGACGAAGTGCGCGCCGCAGCGAAGCGCTTCCTTTCGAACGATCGCCTGACGCTCTACCACTACGCTCCCAATGGCACTCCGGAGCTCGACCGCGCGGCGGCCTTCGCCCAGGTCCAGGCGGCGGTCGCGACGCCGCCGGCCGCCGAGCCGGGGAACGCCCTGCCGGCGGCCTTCTCGGCAGTCGCTTCAGCGAAGGTCGAGCGGCCCGCGACCGAGGTGCGGCTTTCGAACGGTGCGCGTCTGGTGGTCCGCGAGCGACCGGGTGCCCCTTCCGTGGCGGTGGGGCTCTACCTCGACGGCGGCAGGAGCGTCGAATCGTCCGCCAACGCCGGCATCACCCAGCTCACAGCGAGCTCGCTGCGCCGGGGCGCCGGAGCGCGTAGCGGCGAGGAGATCGACCGCTCGTTCGAGTTCCTCGGCACGGCTCTCACCTCCGATGTCGCGCCGGATTTCCTCGGTGTCGAGATGGAGGTGATCGCCGCGAATCTACGGCCAGCGCTCGAGCTTTTCGCCGATGTCGTCCTGCACCCGACCTTCCCGGCGGAAGGGGTCGCCGAGGAGCGCGCACTCCAGATCGCGGCGATCCGGCGCGCTTTCGATTCGTCGACGCAGCGTCCGCAGGCGCTGGCTCTCGCTGGTCTGTGGCCGACGCATCCCTACGGTCTGCCGGCTACCGGCACCGAGGACTCGGTCGGGGCGCTTACTGCCGCCGATCTCGCCGCCTGGTGGAAGGCTCACCTCGCTGCCGAGGATGCCACGCTGGTCATCGTCGGGGATGTCGCAGCGAGCGCCGCGCAAGAGCTGGCGGAGAAGGCGCTCGCCAGCCTCCCGCGGCGCGGCTCGGCGCGTTCTGCTTTGCGCCTTCCGGCGCCCCCGCCGACGCGCACCGAGACGGTCGAGTACCGCGACCGCAAGCAGTCGGCGATCGTGATGGCGTTTGCCGGGCCGCCGGCGTCGGACCCTGAAGCGGCGCGCCTGGAGCTCCTGCAGAACGTGACCTCGGGACTCGCCGGGACGCTCTTCGCCGAGTTGCGCGGCCGGCGTTCGCTCGCCTACACCGTCTTCGCCGGCTACCGGCCTTACCGCGAAGGAGGTCTCGCGCTCGCCTACCTTGCCACCGAGGCGTCGAAGGAAAGCGAGGCCAAGGAGGCGCTGCTCGTCGAGTTGCGCAAGCTCTCGACCGACGGCTTCGGCGCGGAGCAGCTCGCGACGGCGAAGTCGTCGTTCGCCGGATCGACCAAGATCGACCTTCAGACCAACGGCCAGCTGCGCGACGAGCTCGCTCGCGGCACGCTCTACGGGACCGGTCTCGACAGCACCGCGAAGCGCCTGGCGCTGGCGCAGGCCACGACTCTGGAGGAGCTGCGCGCCACGGCCGCGAAGTGGTTCGGCGCGGAGCGCTTCGTGACCGCCATCGTGCGCGGCAAACCGGCGGAGCCGGCCGCCACGGCAACGCCGGTTCCGGCTTCGCCCAAAGCTCCGTAG
- a CDS encoding FG-GAP repeat protein, giving the protein MTHKNDLPVSGQKSWCSNLRRRIAACAVLSIAGMAATAEAQLGVPGSQIFQQGESGVPGAPAALEQFGRALASGDFDGDGFVDLALGAPRESIAPVAEAGSVTVLYGGAAGLAGAGSEVWDLNGPAGQVASTGDRLGSALAAADFDHDGFADLAIGVPYRDVVTPEATLEARAGAVLVLYGSAGGLIEAGAQYFRQGAGGIVGALEEDDFFGEALATGDFDGDGFADLAIGVPGEDVGAVTNAGAVNVVYGSAAGLSTAPGTSANGIWTQGDLGSSQDEASDEFGHALAAGDFNDDGRDDLAVGAPRENWGAVIDAGAVFVLLGSDNGLTALGQQVRTQDDGGIPGDADPDDHFGSSLASGDFDGDGVEDLAVGSPGEQVGGESEFGLVHLLPGVPGLGVSSVASAMLDRSQLAGLAASGDRFGAALAAGNFDGGSAAELVIAAPGAEVAGADSAGVIYIVSGLVPATPVVVGTFSQDGAVPGAVESGDAFGETLAPGDFDGNGFADLAVGLPFEDVGATLDAGALNALYSQGLFRDGFESGGSGAWSAVLP; this is encoded by the coding sequence ATGACCCACAAGAACGATCTACCCGTGTCCGGCCAGAAGTCCTGGTGCAGCAACCTTCGCCGCAGAATCGCGGCCTGCGCGGTCCTCTCGATCGCTGGGATGGCGGCGACCGCCGAGGCGCAGCTCGGCGTTCCCGGCTCGCAGATCTTTCAGCAGGGCGAGAGCGGCGTGCCCGGCGCTCCGGCGGCGCTCGAGCAGTTCGGTCGAGCCCTGGCCAGCGGCGACTTCGATGGCGACGGCTTCGTCGACCTCGCCCTCGGTGCGCCGCGGGAGTCGATCGCTCCGGTTGCCGAAGCGGGCTCCGTGACGGTCCTCTACGGCGGCGCCGCGGGTCTCGCCGGCGCTGGCAGCGAGGTCTGGGATCTGAACGGGCCGGCGGGCCAGGTCGCCAGCACCGGCGACCGCCTGGGGAGCGCCCTCGCGGCAGCGGACTTCGATCACGACGGCTTCGCCGACCTGGCCATCGGCGTCCCCTACCGGGATGTCGTGACGCCGGAGGCGACTCTCGAGGCACGCGCCGGTGCCGTGCTCGTTCTCTACGGGTCGGCCGGCGGACTGATCGAGGCGGGAGCGCAGTACTTCCGCCAGGGCGCGGGCGGCATCGTGGGCGCCCTCGAGGAGGACGACTTCTTCGGCGAGGCGCTCGCGACCGGCGACTTCGACGGCGACGGATTCGCCGACCTCGCGATCGGGGTGCCGGGAGAGGACGTCGGCGCGGTCACCAACGCGGGCGCGGTGAACGTCGTCTACGGCTCCGCCGCCGGACTCTCGACCGCACCGGGCACGTCCGCCAACGGCATCTGGACGCAAGGGGACCTCGGATCGTCGCAGGACGAGGCGAGCGACGAGTTCGGTCATGCGTTGGCGGCCGGGGACTTCAACGACGACGGCCGGGACGACCTGGCGGTCGGCGCGCCGCGCGAGAACTGGGGCGCGGTGATCGATGCCGGCGCCGTCTTTGTCCTCCTCGGCTCGGACAATGGCCTCACGGCGCTGGGACAGCAGGTGCGCACCCAAGACGATGGCGGGATTCCCGGCGACGCCGATCCCGACGATCATTTCGGCTCGAGTCTGGCCAGCGGCGATTTCGACGGCGACGGGGTCGAAGATCTCGCCGTCGGCTCGCCCGGGGAACAGGTCGGCGGCGAGTCCGAGTTCGGTCTCGTCCACCTCTTGCCGGGCGTGCCCGGACTCGGCGTGAGCAGCGTCGCCAGCGCAATGCTCGACCGCTCGCAGCTCGCGGGCCTCGCTGCCTCCGGCGACCGGTTCGGTGCGGCACTCGCTGCCGGCAACTTCGACGGTGGGAGCGCCGCCGAGTTGGTGATCGCGGCCCCCGGGGCTGAGGTCGCCGGCGCGGACTCCGCCGGGGTGATCTACATCGTGTCCGGACTCGTCCCGGCCACTCCGGTGGTGGTCGGGACGTTCAGCCAGGATGGGGCCGTGCCCGGGGCGGTCGAGTCTGGGGATGCCTTCGGCGAAACACTCGCTCCCGGCGACTTCGACGGCAACGGTTTCGCCGACCTGGCCGTCGGGCTGCCTTTCGAAGACGTCGGGGCGACCCTCGACGCCGGCGCCCTCAACGCCCTCTACAGCCAGGGACTCTTCCGCGACGGGTTCGAATCGGGCGGCAGCGGCGCCTGGTCGGCTGTCTTGCCTTAG
- a CDS encoding serine/threonine protein kinase: protein MEPLRLAEIDEVFAAALDLDEAGRGAFLDTRCAGDPELRIEVEALLRHCESGAATLADPLHQFLRQISEGGEQGLEAGESVGAWTILRPIGRGGMGLVYLVRRSDGNFDKEAALKVLPRAASSPEAIRRFEQERRILARLDHPTIARLLDGGVDRRGLPFLVLEYVHGVAVDEYCDRERLTVERRIALVIEIARAVQAAHRSLVVHRDLKSSNLLVTPAGEVKLLDFGIAKLLESQEGTSEATSSLAMTPACASPEQVRGEQITTASDVYQLGLLLSGLLTGHPPQAASFSSLEALVRAVCEEQPERPSAAVWKSRDGRSAEELAALRRSTPARLARRLRGELDAVVERSLAKDPEGRYPSAEHLASDLERFLAGEPVTARRTSLFWRSWKWVRRNRALAVTAAVAALLGIGYATTVTLQARALERERDRARLEAAKATEVERFVVGLFDVSDPATSLGKPIDALTLLQRGAERVEGELAAQPAVRARLLSTLGHIYGRLGRLAEGRALEERSLELRRGCFGPRHVDVAESLHRLGSLARQLGDHATARPLLVEAVAQRRELLGPAAPELAESLTELGYLHYFTGEHAEADACFREALVLRQQEGNLSLVAAAWNSVALVAEKRGELDEAERLHREALAVNRQLHGERHPDVAINLFNLARVLQRRHDYAGAQPLFEEVLEIDTEVYGSDHPEVATDLTLLANNLQILRQLDRADEHFARALAIFRAKLEPGHHRIATTLQGIGQLRFAQGRFAEAEALLREALALRRARVGASHVEVAEVLLPLARCLVATGRWEEAEAAWSEALAMAAGQDPLLVRQLEDDRTRLRASRAQGAAAG, encoded by the coding sequence ATGGAGCCGCTTCGGCTCGCTGAAATCGACGAGGTATTCGCCGCCGCGCTCGACCTCGACGAGGCCGGGCGCGGCGCCTTTCTCGATACGCGCTGCGCCGGAGACCCCGAGCTCCGGATCGAGGTCGAGGCGCTGTTGCGCCACTGCGAGAGCGGTGCCGCGACGCTCGCGGATCCGTTGCATCAGTTTCTGCGCCAGATCTCGGAGGGCGGCGAGCAGGGACTCGAAGCCGGAGAATCGGTCGGTGCCTGGACGATCCTGCGTCCGATCGGCCGCGGCGGCATGGGGCTCGTCTACCTGGTCCGCCGCTCCGACGGCAATTTCGACAAGGAGGCGGCGCTCAAGGTCCTGCCGCGTGCCGCGAGCTCGCCGGAGGCGATCCGACGCTTCGAACAGGAGCGGCGCATCCTCGCCCGCCTCGACCATCCGACGATCGCCCGGCTGCTCGATGGCGGGGTCGACCGCCGCGGCCTTCCTTTTCTCGTGCTCGAGTATGTCCACGGCGTCGCGGTCGACGAGTACTGTGACCGCGAGCGCCTGACGGTCGAGCGCCGGATCGCTCTGGTCATCGAGATCGCTCGCGCCGTCCAGGCGGCGCATCGCAGTCTCGTCGTCCACCGCGACTTGAAGTCCTCGAACCTCCTGGTGACTCCTGCCGGCGAGGTGAAGCTCCTCGACTTCGGCATCGCGAAGCTCCTCGAGTCGCAGGAGGGGACGAGCGAAGCGACCTCGAGTCTGGCGATGACACCGGCCTGCGCCTCGCCCGAGCAGGTCCGCGGCGAGCAGATCACCACCGCTTCCGACGTCTATCAGCTCGGCCTCCTGCTCTCGGGCCTGCTCACCGGCCATCCGCCGCAGGCGGCCTCCTTCAGTTCGCTCGAAGCGCTGGTTCGCGCGGTCTGCGAGGAGCAACCGGAGCGGCCGAGCGCGGCCGTGTGGAAGTCCCGCGACGGCCGCTCGGCCGAGGAGCTCGCAGCGCTCCGGCGCTCGACGCCCGCCCGGCTGGCGCGGCGCCTTCGAGGCGAGCTCGACGCCGTCGTCGAGCGCTCCCTGGCAAAAGACCCCGAGGGGCGCTACCCCTCGGCGGAGCACCTCGCCTCGGACCTCGAACGATTTCTCGCCGGCGAGCCGGTCACGGCTCGACGGACGAGCCTCTTCTGGCGGTCGTGGAAGTGGGTGCGGCGCAATCGGGCGCTCGCCGTGACGGCGGCCGTCGCTGCGCTGCTCGGTATCGGCTACGCCACTACGGTGACCCTTCAGGCGCGCGCGCTCGAACGCGAACGCGATCGTGCGCGGCTCGAGGCGGCCAAGGCGACCGAGGTCGAGCGTTTCGTCGTCGGCCTCTTCGACGTTTCGGATCCTGCGACCTCGCTCGGCAAGCCGATCGACGCCCTGACCCTGTTGCAGCGCGGCGCCGAGCGCGTCGAAGGGGAGCTCGCCGCGCAGCCCGCGGTGCGAGCGCGCCTGCTTTCGACCCTGGGGCACATCTACGGCCGCCTCGGGCGGCTCGCCGAAGGCAGAGCGCTCGAAGAGCGCTCGCTCGAGCTGCGCCGGGGCTGCTTCGGCCCGCGCCACGTCGATGTCGCCGAAAGTCTCCACCGCCTCGGTTCGCTCGCGCGTCAGCTCGGCGACCATGCCACGGCCCGGCCCCTGCTCGTCGAAGCGGTCGCCCAGCGCCGGGAGCTTCTCGGCCCCGCCGCGCCGGAGCTCGCCGAAAGCCTCACCGAGCTCGGCTATCTCCACTACTTCACCGGCGAGCACGCTGAGGCCGACGCCTGCTTCCGCGAGGCACTGGTCCTGCGTCAGCAGGAAGGGAACCTCTCGCTGGTCGCTGCGGCGTGGAACAGCGTCGCCCTCGTCGCCGAGAAGCGCGGCGAGCTCGACGAAGCCGAGAGGCTCCATCGCGAGGCGCTGGCCGTGAACCGGCAACTCCACGGCGAGCGCCACCCCGACGTCGCGATCAACCTCTTCAACCTCGCGCGGGTTCTTCAGCGGCGGCACGACTACGCCGGAGCGCAGCCGCTCTTCGAAGAGGTTCTGGAGATCGACACCGAGGTCTACGGATCGGACCACCCCGAGGTCGCCACCGACCTCACGCTGCTCGCGAACAACCTGCAGATCCTCCGGCAGCTCGACCGCGCGGACGAGCACTTTGCCCGCGCCCTGGCAATCTTCCGCGCCAAGCTCGAACCGGGCCACCACCGCATTGCCACCACCCTGCAGGGAATCGGGCAGCTGCGTTTCGCACAGGGACGGTTCGCGGAGGCCGAGGCGCTGCTGCGGGAGGCGCTCGCGCTGCGCCGCGCCCGCGTCGGAGCGAGTCACGTCGAGGTCGCCGAGGTGCTGCTGCCCCTCGCGCGCTGCCTCGTCGCGACCGGACGCTGGGAGGAGGCCGAGGCGGCCTGGAGCGAGGCCCTCGCGATGGCTGCCGGGCAGGATCCGTTGCTCGTCCGTCAGCTCGAGGACGACCGCACCCGTCTGCGTGCCAGTCGAGCGCAGGGTGCCGCCGCGGGCTAG
- a CDS encoding sigma-70 family RNA polymerase sigma factor: MEDALGGNLTRLLKEHRAGDANAFGHLVELAHAELERMARQQLRKAPPGRTLDTVALVNEAYLRLFDEQSIDWQSRAHFFGVMARAMRFVVVDHARRHAAGKRGGGARLVTLDSAFVGVAEQAELVLAVHQALEQLETFNERLARIVECRYFAGMNDEEIAAALELSTRTVQRDWLRAQAWLRRALESEPAD; the protein is encoded by the coding sequence ATGGAAGACGCTCTCGGCGGCAATCTGACGCGGCTCTTGAAGGAGCATCGGGCGGGGGATGCGAACGCCTTCGGCCACCTGGTCGAGCTCGCGCATGCCGAGCTCGAAAGGATGGCGCGCCAGCAACTGCGCAAGGCGCCACCCGGACGTACGCTCGACACCGTCGCGCTGGTCAACGAAGCCTACCTGCGGCTCTTCGACGAGCAGTCGATCGACTGGCAGAGCCGGGCCCACTTCTTCGGCGTGATGGCGCGCGCCATGCGCTTCGTCGTGGTCGATCACGCCCGCCGGCACGCGGCCGGCAAGCGCGGCGGCGGCGCGCGGCTCGTCACGCTCGACTCCGCCTTCGTGGGAGTCGCCGAACAGGCGGAGCTCGTGCTCGCCGTCCACCAGGCGCTCGAGCAGTTGGAGACCTTCAACGAACGCCTGGCACGCATCGTCGAGTGCCGCTATTTCGCCGGCATGAACGACGAGGAGATCGCTGCGGCGCTCGAGCTCTCGACGCGCACCGTGCAGCGTGACTGGCTGCGTGCCCAGGCCTGGCTGCGGCGCGCGCTGGAATCCGAACCGGCGGACTAG
- a CDS encoding heme-binding protein, whose translation MATEEPTYEVLEKLGEVEIRSYAALVLAETEVSGTFDGVSNAAFRRLAGYIFGGNRVRGAAGESTKIDMTAPVGMRPAASAKIAMTAPVGMRPAAADSARPTAPESPELWVMSFAMPSAWTLSTLPEPTDPRVTLREALPRQVAVLRFSGLWSDARFAEQERLLRAQLATSGWQVTGPAESLRYDPPWTLWFLRRNEVALPVVRAAS comes from the coding sequence ATGGCCACCGAAGAGCCGACCTACGAAGTTCTCGAAAAGCTGGGCGAGGTGGAGATCCGCTCCTACGCCGCCCTCGTGCTCGCCGAGACCGAGGTCTCGGGGACCTTCGATGGGGTGAGCAATGCGGCCTTCCGGCGTCTCGCCGGCTATATCTTCGGCGGCAACCGGGTGCGCGGTGCGGCGGGTGAGAGTACGAAGATCGACATGACCGCGCCGGTCGGGATGCGGCCGGCCGCGAGCGCGAAGATCGCCATGACCGCGCCGGTCGGCATGCGCCCCGCGGCGGCGGACAGCGCCAGGCCGACCGCCCCGGAGAGCCCGGAGCTCTGGGTGATGTCGTTCGCGATGCCGAGCGCCTGGACTCTTTCGACCCTGCCCGAGCCGACCGACCCCCGCGTCACACTGCGCGAAGCGCTGCCGCGCCAGGTCGCGGTGCTGCGATTTTCGGGTCTGTGGAGCGACGCCCGGTTTGCGGAGCAGGAGCGCCTGCTGCGCGCCCAGCTCGCGACGAGCGGCTGGCAGGTGACCGGCCCGGCGGAGTCGCTGCGTTACGACCCGCCCTGGACGCTCTGGTTCCTGCGTCGCAACGAAGTCGCCTTGCCGGTGGTGCGCGCCGCGAGCTGA
- a CDS encoding GAF domain-containing protein: MTIRLEELQACFQGVIPSMIATADRHGEPNVTYLSQVYLVDRKHVALSCQFFNKTRRNVDENPYAAVDLWDPRTFELYRLELRFDHLETAGPLFDTMAARIQVIASHTGMKGIFRLLSADVYEVESIRKVEEFVDPLASPPAGPADWDPESHRHPAPDQLSELRGLQAISGKIARAGDLDALLASALQGLDELFAFSHSMVLVPDDRECRLVAIASRGYGAEGVGAEIAIGDGVMGIAAAERRMVRVAGVGAEIRYGHTIRERFADRGGHPRLAPEIPLPGLPDVRAQLALPLLAGDRLVGVLGFESRDPLAFDEWDEAFLQIVANQIAMGIDRMQEDEEEAAPSVAPRPAPEPPEECHRKLRFVYFRNDETIFLGDEYLVRNVPAKIFWKILNQHQRDGRTEFTNRELRLDPALGLPAYKDNLESRLILLRKRLAEKCPWVRMVPVRRGRFALEIESAVELVEKDSA; this comes from the coding sequence ATGACGATCCGGCTGGAGGAGCTTCAGGCCTGCTTCCAGGGTGTCATTCCGTCGATGATCGCGACGGCGGACCGGCACGGCGAGCCCAACGTCACCTATCTCTCGCAGGTCTATCTCGTCGATCGGAAGCACGTCGCGCTCTCCTGCCAGTTCTTCAACAAGACGCGGCGCAACGTCGACGAGAACCCCTACGCTGCGGTCGACCTCTGGGATCCGCGGACCTTCGAGCTCTACCGCCTCGAGCTGCGCTTCGACCATCTCGAGACGGCAGGTCCGCTCTTCGACACCATGGCGGCGCGCATCCAGGTGATCGCCTCGCACACCGGGATGAAGGGGATCTTTCGCCTGCTCTCGGCCGATGTCTACGAGGTCGAGTCGATCCGCAAGGTGGAGGAGTTCGTCGACCCGCTCGCCTCTCCGCCGGCCGGACCCGCCGACTGGGACCCGGAGAGCCATCGCCACCCGGCACCCGACCAGCTCTCGGAGCTTCGGGGCCTGCAGGCGATCTCGGGGAAGATCGCCCGCGCCGGCGATCTCGATGCGCTGCTCGCCAGCGCCCTTCAGGGGCTCGACGAGCTCTTCGCCTTCTCCCACTCGATGGTGCTCGTTCCCGACGACCGCGAGTGCCGCCTGGTGGCAATCGCCAGCCGTGGCTACGGTGCGGAAGGGGTGGGCGCCGAGATCGCGATCGGGGATGGCGTCATGGGCATCGCCGCGGCCGAGCGCCGCATGGTGCGCGTCGCCGGCGTCGGCGCGGAGATCCGCTACGGGCATACGATCCGCGAGCGCTTCGCCGATCGCGGCGGCCACCCCCGGCTGGCTCCGGAGATCCCGCTCCCCGGTCTGCCCGATGTCCGGGCCCAGCTCGCGCTGCCGCTGCTCGCTGGCGATCGACTCGTCGGCGTGCTCGGCTTCGAGAGCCGGGATCCGCTGGCCTTCGACGAGTGGGACGAGGCGTTCCTGCAGATCGTCGCCAACCAGATCGCCATGGGCATCGACCGCATGCAGGAGGACGAGGAGGAGGCGGCACCGTCGGTTGCGCCTCGGCCGGCGCCCGAGCCGCCGGAGGAGTGCCACCGCAAGCTCCGATTCGTCTACTTCCGCAACGACGAGACGATCTTTCTCGGCGACGAGTACCTGGTGCGCAACGTCCCGGCGAAGATCTTCTGGAAGATCCTCAACCAGCACCAGCGTGACGGCCGAACCGAGTTCACCAATCGCGAGCTGCGCCTGGACCCCGCGTTGGGCCTCCCCGCCTACAAGGACAACCTCGAGAGCCGGCTGATCCTGCTGCGCAAGCGCCTCGCCGAGAAGTGCCCCTGGGTGCGCATGGTGCCGGTCCGCCGCGGCCGCTTCGCGCTCGAGATCGAGAGTGCCGTCGAGCTCGTCGAGAAGGACTCAGCCTGA